The Solea senegalensis isolate Sse05_10M linkage group LG18, IFAPA_SoseM_1, whole genome shotgun sequence DNA segment ACCGTGCCCTTTTCGTACTGCTCCAACTTCAACTTGCACTTAGGCTAATCAAATTCTTGCTGTGTCTGCTCTTTTTTATCCAGGATCTACTGTCGTTTGAGTTGTTGGATATAAATATAGTGCAAGAGCTGGAGAAAGTCCCTAACAACACTCCTGTTGGTGAGCAAAACACGGTGCATTTAACACCACTTTCGTTTACAGTATAAGTTCCTGTTTTCTAAATTATCTTTTCTTGACAATTGACTCCACGCTCATGAAGTGACTGTTGTGTTTGCAGATTTGACACCCTGTATATCCCCTCTGCCCCATGATCCACCGACATGGGAGAAGACCATCACTTTACCAACAAAAGAAGGCACAGAGGTCACAGGTAgggttgaggaaaaaaaaacttgattttaatTCTTTCTGAAGTGATCATGAATCATTATGTTAAAATCAATGCTTGAATATGCCTCTGCTGTCTGAATATATTTTCCTTTGCTCACTCACGTTGTCGCCATGAATCGTCTCAGAAACTAACAATACAAAGTTAAATAAGTTTATTAGAGgaccatgttttcagtgaaaaatcTTGATGCGTCAATCATTGTTTAATCATCAAATCGTGGCTCTCTGAATCGTAATTGAatattcaaagtaaaaaaaaattgtctctTTCAGCAGAGGGAGAACGTATCAGTAATATGTATGTAACAACTCAAGCTTGTTGTATGTTGATCAGGAGTGAAACAGAGACAGCAGAAGGACTTATCAGAGTCGATGACtcaggaggaagaaagagaagaggagatcAGTGGAGCCCAGTTCCTGTTTGAGACGGTCATTCGCTCCCTCACCTTGGAGGAAGCCCCCGACCACAGACCTCTGCGCAGAGCTCATCACAGCAATCACAAACCACAGAGTAAGGAGTCGTAGTCTACATGtcaatgtgtccttggacaCGCCCCCACGCTGCTCCTGACCGCTGTtccggcagtgtgtgaatgagcgTGAAAGTGTtaggaaagcaaaaaaaaacctcaacacttttgtgaaatatttcagCTGTTTTCCGTGGGCCAAGCATTTGCATTGAGAGAGAGGTGGAAGCTGAGAAGACGGGAGGGAAGCAAGAAGCAAACGAGGAGATCTGTGCCGTTACACTCGAGAGTTCAGCTCACAACGCAAGTCTCAACCAGATCGGCCAAGAGGTGGAGACAGGCCAAGGTCAGAGAATGACTTTCAGGACTCTTGTTTGTTTCCAGAAGAGCTTTTTTGATTTGTGCTCACAGTTTAGTGTCTCTTCTATTGCAATACTTCATTAATAGAGCCTCACCTTCAATATTTCAATACTCACTCTTGTTCTTTCTCATTACTTCTAAGCTCTTCTCCAAGAACCAGTGACTGAAGACATGTATATCAGCTCACATGATAAGGAGGATGAAGAAGCTATGGTTTTGGATGACATTAAGGTTAcacaagaagagagagaggagggaagaacCAAAGGAGAAGACTGGGATGAGGTGAGGAGGCAACTTTCTTACAAAGCAGCTCATGAATGATTTAGGGAGGGGAAAATGCGTAGTCTTGTCTCCTGGTCTATTTATAAGAATGGTTCCTCTATTTGAAGTATTTATAGTAGACGTTTCTTAggtgttactgttgttgtgtaATGAAGTCTATAAATGCCACCgtcttgtcttgtgttttcaggTCAGCAGCCAGACCTCCTCAGTCTCCTCCTGCGACGACTACATCATCGTCCTTCCTGACTGCTTTGACACGAGCCGTCCTCTGGGGGAGTCCATGTACAGCTCTGCCATGTCTCAGCCTGACACCGCCGCCGTGGATGCAGCTGCCGCAGTGACGTCAGCCAGTCCtgacgtggaggaggaggagggagaagaggacTCAGACTCCGAGTCGGGCAGGACGGCTCTGCCGAGAGAGACGCAGGAGAGGATGGAGGTGGTTGCTCCTGAGGATTCAGCGGGTCCACCCATCCCACCCATCCACAGCAGCGTGAACCAGATGCTGTGTGCATCGCAAACTCTGGACGCCGTGACGCTCACCCCTGAAGTGGTGACACCGCCGATTCTTCTTGACCCCCTGCTGTCCCCACCAGCCCTCTACTCACCCAGGTTAACAAGCCTGTCACTAATTAAAACGAGatctagtttttatttcatttagttCTCTATGTCTTCTTAATATAGGCTGATATGTTTAACTGTAATTTACTTGCTGTATGTTTCAGGTCGGAGGCACTGTACTTGGCTGAGGACCCCAGTCCTCCAGCCTGTGAACCACATGAGCCTCACCAACCAAGGGTCCATCTAAACGGTGAGTCGTGGCAAAAGAGGAAATACATGGCGTGCTCTGTTTTGGAGAGAGGAAGTCGGAGTGCACGCATGCTTTCAGGATTTGTTGCTTCAGCAGAAGGCTCTATAAttatatgtgcgtgtgtgtgtgtgtgtgtgtttgcgtgtgtgtggtgatttCCTTTTCTGTTCTGCAGTGTCATCTGGTCTGTCCAGATCAGCAGGCTCAGCATCCAGTGCCTTTGAGACATACAACCCCAGACCCAGCAACGCACTGCAGCCAAGGTGAAGGAATCTCCTGTAgtttatatgttattttgtgaaactACTTACGGGTGATATTTGTAAAAATAACTACAACAGTGACTTGTGTAGAGTGTGCTTTCCAAAATGATCTAAACATTGAAATATGGGCCTGCACCTGGCATCACACTGGGTTCTCGcattacacaaatatgacccaccatctgttttatttttataaacattaaaCCTGTTTGATTACTTGATTGCACGTCACTAACAATCAGAGATTGAAAGTGCAAGTGTTCCTGCTCTGAGAATTATCgcatgatgagaggagacaacaAGGCGACCATGATGGGATGTAAAAACATTATGTCCATTAAGTATCCACTGACAAATTGCAAAGGACAGCAGAGCCCCTTTTCCACCGCAGGAACTTTTCTCATTCACCCGGGATCTTTAAAAACCTTGGTGCATTTCCACCAAAATTCCCCGGGGGAAAAGTGTTCCCTCGACACCATTCAGACCCCTCGAGTcactctttttcaaaaaaacagttAGTGCCAAATCTAGCAACCTTTTCTGGTGTTATTAGAGACTTTTAGACACACTGATGGGAAAGCACGTATCGTTCTAAAGGTCTTTGCACACGGGACGGGATGAAAGCGCTGATAATTGGGGTGTGCATGATGCATCTTTTGCCCTCACCGTATATTAGCGTCTCTGGTCTATTGAAGTGCTATGAGCTGCGTCATTGAGTGACCAAAACCAAAATATCAACATTATATGGCCTGCAAAGGAAAATTTAAGTAGTTAATATACTGTACCATGCTTATCAGTGAAGCAATTGTGTGTTTCCTTAAGCTTTGATGACatttcatggtcattttatgacttaatataataaatgtcttGCATACAGCACCTTTAACAAAGTAACCTCAAGCAGCCAAATGAGACGTGTTTCTGTTCTGATCTATTGTGACAATGATCCCTCATTGTCACAATGGGAACACGCTGTTCTGTCATAAGGttatgtaactgtgtgtgtaaccacatctctgtttttgtttcagggGCCAAGGAGGCATCACTGAGGGATTTGTCAAGGGGGCTCTTTCTGTGGCAGCATCTGCCTATAAGGCTCTTTTCACTGGACCAAACTGTCAAATACAGGTACACTACACTGCAGTGTGTACCtctacattatttaaaaaaaaaaaaaaagaaaagaaatgaggaaaaaataaacataagtCAATATATGCATTAAATGTGTTAGCtgcatataaaaatggatgtagtcttctggtttTAAAAGTGACGCCAAGGAAGAAGGATTGAAGTAGCAATTGGTCAAACTCTGCTGGTTGTACAAGAACTTTGAAATATGGGAAAATCCTCActtgattcatgtttttttttatatatttttattgagaaatatggcacatttggggaaaaaacagcACTGTATGGCACTGTAAGTGCTTTCagttgtgaaaacagaaaaaaaaatacttgtaatgtaatgtacatcaCAAAGGAGCAGTAAAAGAACCATAttactttcttgtttttttcctctttcaaggtgaacaaaatccaaacaaatatTCATAAAGCTTATaaattttttataaaaaacaaaaggagaaaaattgaaaataaataaataaataaactaacacAAAACATAATCAAACTACACTTGATTCATGTTAGTAAACTTTTTTCTTAGGAGTTGATGGTCTCAATCGCGTTTGGGTATGTAGTATGTTCCCAATCAGAGGACGATGTATGATAAAGCATGACTTGTGCTGTCCAATTCGTGTCTGGTTGTGAATTTATAATTTCAAAAGTTGACACGGAATTGAATCGCAAATCTCCAGGCTTTGCAACTGGAAGACCACGTCCATGTTTATGTACGGCCTATGATCAAACCGTCAGACCAGCTGTATCTTGACAATCATAGCCACAGTGATGTTCACTTCctcatgtacatgtacactcTCCCgccctcttctctcctctcctaaatgtttttgttcatgccCCCAGCGAGGCATCGACCCAGCCACCAGACAGGACCCCTCATTGATGGCAATGCTGTTGGAGATGGGCTTCAGAGACCAACGGCTCAACCAGCGGCTGCTGAGGAAGCACAGCTACAGCCTGCTGCACACTGTCAACGAGCTGGTGCAGATGGCCGAGGAAGGTCAGAATGGAGCCGCCAATGCTCTGCAATGAGGGGAGCTGTGACAAAACAACCTGTGAGGTTGTTGAGATACGGAGACATCGGAAGCATTTTATTGGACTTTTAAACACTCGACGGACCTGGTAATTGCTTACACTTTCCATGTGTCTGGAGTTATTTTGAGTTATTaaagaagagacaaagaaaagctaTTTATGATTCGTGCATCCAATTGATCTTATCAAAGGGTGGAGAGTTTATTTAGACCAATAGTCAAGAATGTTATTTGAAatgttaaaggaaaaaaaaacaactgaaatatAAGCACTTATTTCATATTCACTGCTGTTTAGAAACGAAACAAGCATTCATGAATGGCTTCTCCTTCCTTTGCCTATAAATTAGCTTTGAGATTTTGACCAAATTAATCTCATATATACACGTGATTATctatacacacacgtacgcacacacaaacctgtAAATTGTTATGGATAGTGGTTAATGTTTGCCATGCCTTGTTTACCTGGGCCACAGAGCTTTATTGTGTTGGTCATAAGGATCTAGAAGATGTAGTTTTGtcaggattaaaacaaacaaaaaagtgtgtaatTCAGCTTCTTCATCTTAGTGTTTGTATGGCTGTTGTAGCTGCTTCCTCCGCGCTGCTTCCTTGTCAGGGTTTGGCTAGAGTCTCCTCGAAAATAGAGCAGTAAAAGTGAATATTGTTGAATGTCATAAAGAGGTAGAAAAGCCAGCTGTTGTTTAAGGCGATGTTACTGAAGCTACATTTATATTGTGGGTGTTTAGGGGCCAGCGGTGCAGTTGCAggaaaccacaaacacacacatttctgactCTCTATCTCGATTAATGTCACGAAAATCTGCCTAAACAATGCAATCTTTTTTCTGTATCAGAGTACTGTTATTTTAGACGTTGACATGTGGAATGTAACTGTCCGGACGGATCACTGTTTGGGCTCCGATGTTTTCTACCGCTTTTTAGGAGACACCTGCATGACAGGTAGAGGCTTTAAAGATGATTCGTGTCCTTGTGTCTTAGCACAGTCACAGTTGAAGACGTCCGCTTCGTGTAAATCGTTTGAcacacccccctccccctttcCCCCGCCTGCATTTACCACGCGTCATCTTTCCAGAACCGATATAACCAACACTAATCCAAGCCTAGATGTCTCTAACAACACATTCCATAATCCCGTGGTGGAACCAAGTATACCTTGTTTCGTTTAAAAAATTGCCTTTTTGTGAAAGAGGATTTGTAGTTAGTTGAAATAAGCATATGATGGTTTGACATTGTTTGATGAGTGTGTGTCGATTTAAGTTAATGTCAGTTGCTGTTAGGTTGAATTGTttccgcgtgtgtgtgtgtgtgtgcggttaaGGATTTTTGAACCATGTCTTTCTTATGTTGATGATTTTACCGTGATTTAAAGAATCTGAGAAATTCTTAATCTATCATCTATGCTATTCTTCAGAGTGtatatcttcaaaaaaaaaaaaaaccctctactGTCAATCTGCCAATAAAATATTTGCACATCTCCCTGTCTAATGGTCGTTATGTCACACTGACGGCACACtctgtacatatgtgtttatgttcCATACAGGACATCGTGTATTACTCCAAAGCACAGAGGTcagttttattcttattctgcACTTATTCAGAATAAGGTTTTAATggcatgtgtttatgtgcaggCTGGATTACTGAGCGGGCAACAACCACCACAACCACCAGGCTCAAGGTTCAGTTTGTGCCAGCTGTTATAGAGAATTTCATTCatcttatatatgtatatattgagataatgcaaataaaatgtcaatatctgtttgtctgtcaatCACATATGACTGTCAAACGCAGAAGATCAATGTATCCTGTGAAACGTTCCTCTGATTAACACAAACCAATCCTATGTTTGCAGTTTCTCCCGCAGTGAACGCAGATGTCTGTGTGCACAAGATGGTCATCAGCCAATCTGCAGAGTCCAAGTGTCACAACGTATGTGCAGGATACACGTAAGGAATTTATTGCATTAAGTCGTACAATTGCTCCAATGTCATCAGAGATGAAGGAGATATGTTCAAATTAAATAGTACTTCCATTAACTGGTCCACAATTCAAGTTTTAATTTACAGCCTACAAATGATGTTGATATTGTGTAAAAGGGGTGTCAATGAAAACTCTAGCAAACTCCAGTCTCTGGGTGGGAGGGTAGAGTGGGCCAgtgcaattattttatttatatttaatatggGTTGTAGTACCTTTTTTAAACTCTAGCTGCATGAGGTGATTCAGGATTGATGGAACAATCAATCAACAATATTATAATGAACTTTATTTAataacaaactttatttatatagcacctgtACCaccatacaaggattgcagcggAAATGCttcaccaaaaaaagaaaaaaaacaacaacaaccctgttttaactgaaataaaacagaaagatgccagtaaaatggtaaaacaagaataataataggaAAAGGCTCGAGTCATGAGGTTAAAACcctattttaactttaaaataagctaaaaatgcaaataaaacacaacacagggtggaataaaaaggagctggttgaaggctagagtaaaaaagacgtttatattttattatgtccttgaattcatacaaaaaaacatgcaagtTGCAAATATTATATCTGCATTAATATTCTACTGTTTGTTAGTATCCTTTAAGGGAACTTAAAGGTCAAAGggtgctcacacactcacacagctgaAATATTGGATAATAAGGGCTAAAAggctttgctttgctttatttgttttatatttgattgTGTTGTGGCAAAACTCTACAAAGGAAGTTATGTGCTCTCCCACTGACCTGTCCCTCAAGGAGGAAGTGGTCCACCCACTACCCTCACTGGTGTTGCACAGTCACAGCGTTGCCTTTCCACTTGTTGCCGCAGCGTCACAGCGTTGACACACTTGAGTCATGAAGGAGTCCGCGGCTCACTGAGCTGAACAGCATCTGGACTTTAAACCAAACTGAAGTCTTGTCGGGAGGTGAGTATTTTCAGACACAAAGGCTACGGTGCGAGCTTAGTGGAAACTAGCGAGTGGAGTAAGTAGAAATATACAAATGTGCATTAGTTACACACTTATTGACATCTGTGTAAACATGTGGCagttcatttccaggtttgactgTGCATTATGTAGGTGAATATACAACAGGCCACGTGCCTGACACAATGCTAAACTGCAGCTCAATCATTATGGATTAAGATTATATGATTCTAATATTATATATGATTATATGTTATAAATGTTTATTGCCTGATCAAATACAGGTTACTTACAGTGTTAACTTCCTCACAGAAAAGGTGTGAAGATTTTTAGTCACGATCTATTTAGACTTCTGCATGCAGAAGTTGTTGAAACATACATTAATTTCTTAGTTTAAAAAACTGCGTCTGgtttaaacattttatgacaaCTCTCCAAACTCTTTTATGTCCTTAGTTTGTTCTTccatttgtttagttttatttccCCCCTATGCTGTTAAGGGAAAAGCCTTAAACACCTTAAAAGTATTCAGTTTTCAGACTATGATGACAATTTAAGACATTACTCAttcacttgtatttattgcatCACAATCAGAAAACGCttctgaaagtgtgtgtttatctatTTTAGATAAGCAGGAAAATAGACAGTGTAGGTGTAAATGAAAAGCTAAAATGCAACTCCAGAATACAATACTTTAACAATCACAATTTTTAcggtatatactgtattagtttccaataataatataacagaTCAGTACAGTACAAATGATATTGAGAGAGTATTGGATAGAGGGCACTTTTGAGGTccatttcttcctctttcaCTCTGAAAAACCATGTTAAGCTCTTATAGCCAAACAAGGATGTTACTTATCTTCCTTTGTAGAATGTAGCAGTAATCTGACAATTATGACACCAAAAATGTGACCAGGTCTTAATGAGTTGCAATAAATCTGCTGCTGACTGTTCACATGCTGACGTGCTGCAGAAAATGagcttttattgtgtattttgaggtttatgagagacagtgagagagtgacACTGGTAACAAAGGTGACTGCTGAGTGAGATCATTTGGAAGCATTTTCCATCCATTTAGACCGGGTGTTTTCTTCCTCTAGAGCATCATGGCTGCACTGGGATATGACAACATCATCACAGACGACACCGGTCTGATACAAGGGATGGAGAACGCGAAAACACTGAAGCAGTTTCCTCCGTATGGTTCCATGAATGGCAACTCCACAGGTGACACCTGCCCCACGTGTCGAGGAATCGGGCGAATTCCCCGAGGTCAGTTCCCATATTTCACtctttcatttcacattcaGTCACAGCGAAACTAGGCAAACTGCATGTGACTGCATGTGTGCAGCCACTTTCTCATCTGCTTTCTggtaaaagcaaaacaacactgctgtttcccctttttcttcctccttgtGTTGACAGGCCATGAAGACCAGCTTGTGGCAGTCATACCATGTAATGATGTAAGGCTGAAACCCAGGCGCACGTAAGGGATCTATGTGTACACTATGTGTGAATACTTTTGTGTGCAATGTACATTTACTTCGTAGAGTACTAATTTATGTATTTGATGCTTTGTAGTCTCACTCGAAACTATAATACAAGGATACATAATAGCACCATACTGACGTGTAGTTATAATACTTGGGAGTATTTTTACTCCATatcgcagttttactcattttacttaagtagtGGAAGTATACTTCACTACTTTGTCTACATTCTCTACTATGTCTAACTtctatataaactgtatatttgtCTTTGGTCCATTATTTCCTTGTTGTACCAAAGCTTCTTGCCAATAAATCTGATTCTGTTTGAAAGCCTGTTTATCTTCcttttaaatgcatttgtggGTTGAGCAGAAGAGTTGAGTTCTgaccagcatgaggaggaggtgccAGGCTGTCGTGGCCATGTTGtggttcttccacatgctaCTGAGGCCAATATGTCTTGTTTCGTCAGACTTCAATCATCCAGTCCAATAAACGACACAAAACAAGAGGACAtagcagaataagctgtttggcATTGGTAGAGAAGATTTGGCAGGTTTGTCCTCATCTCTGCTGCTCAACCCACAAATGAATTTCccttacaaaaaaaatgtcttgaaaGGGGAATAAACAGGCTTTCCGAAGGTATAAGATTCATTGCCAAGAAACATTGTTAcagcaaataaataatcaaccaaacacaatGTATATAAATAGTGTTGGACATGAATATGGGCAAAATCTATTGCCTAGATCAAAAATTAActctttttttgaaaacttgAATAATTTCTTAAATAAGTATGGTATTTTATAATActcataaacaacaaaaaaattaaaaaacttgACCAAATGATTCCAGGCACTCAACTCAGTGGagtcaaaaatattaaaagccTTTATTTTCTAGGGCTTAAACATTCATTTGTTGCATAGCTGTCGACTTGGTTTAAAACTAATTGTATCTGCACTGTGAATTATGAATTGTggttcatttattcacatgtatTGACTATCTATTGATTGTGGAGTAAActatttattcacaaatgaATGTTACATGTACCTAATcatattttttctgtctgtatgCTGATGTGGTTTTGATGGGGAATGTCATGCATGTGATTGTGTGACATACCTCACACTTATGCAGCTATAATTACTGTCTGACTTTTTATGATCATACCCTGATGATACATGTCGATGTGTTTAAATGCTTTAGCCCTACAAAATAAAGGCTTTTAAAGACACTTTAAAGTGCCAAAgccatgtatttttttatgtttatttaatatgaTGCCATTTTCTCTCCCGTTTCAGGAAGCTGCACGTATGTGTCTCCATGactgtgtgtcttttcttttgcttcctgatcctcttcttcctcttcccccGGAGAATCTCACTGACGCCCACGTCTGTGCTGTCAGTCATGGTCTACTTCACCCCGGATACGGTCGATATGGAGGTCACAGTAAGTGAGAAGGCAAACTCGAGTGCAGCCAGTCACgtgtaaaaaaaatccctgcGCCTCCTCTTTGATGAATCACAATCATCGCTGCAAGCGAGGATGTGCCGTCGCACGGATTATTACTACACAATATTCAGCACTGATTACCTCAGGTTCTTTCATAATATTGATACTTGTTATTtctaaattgcagtgggaataaaacacaactattGCATGGGCATCTTAGGggtctgtgtttataggtcacatcttcaggcttcacagaatgcattttctgttgttttatgtgaCATCTTAGAGACAAGATTCATTTATgtcagaagtcacaaaatagatgaattgtcttctatttttgtttcacaaatttcacaaattgaatctgttttattttaaattgaagtaatttttgctcaggtgtgtttataaagttggtgaaatggaaacaaaaatcatgtcaGCAGGTTGCCTATAGGTTGTACTTGaataaaaggatataagacactctgtattATACTctatattcttatagcctctgtatatacattttgacaaagtaatggaaaaaagctgGGCTAAACTAAGCTAAACTAGGGAAttgaatcctttttttaaacacaatggcaaggtaaaaaaaaaaaaaagttaactgaCATAgtgttcaaatcaaaacaatcaaCTGTCTACATTGCATTCACCATACAGGCTGTAATGAGCTGCTGCAATCACCTTAAAgctcaatgttttctgtttttttttgcatttaaatgtgtgtttcacttCCAGAATCTCATCAACATCACCAACGAAAACTTTGTCCCGGTTCATATTAAGGAGTTCACTGTTCAGAGTCTGGTTACTGACACAGTTGTGAGTAAGACGACGATCTCCAATATGACCGCCATCCAGCCCCGCTCAAAGAAATCGGTGAGTTCTTTGAGAGGGTTCACatcaaaatacaacatttgtttttaataaacgtTTGTGTAAAAAGAtattcttcctttttcttctcaCAGTACACCATTCACATGAGCCTGCCCATTAAGGATAAAGGCCTGAAGTAAGCTGAATGACACAATTCTGTGTCCACCGTTATTGTTTACACCGTATAACATGTCCACACATCggctgttttatttctttcagcAACTACTGCAGGTCGAGCTCCATCAAGATTCACATGCTGTTTGTGGAGTTGCAGTAAGTGTCAATCTGTCGgtctgaaactgaaactttttAATAGAAAAATGGATCAACtttgagatttatttaaaaaaaaaaaggatccaaAACATGTCGTCATCTCACACCATGAATGCATGGAAAtcctttgttgttttacttaCAATCCTTGTACAAAAACAGAATTTCTTTTTGTAATCTGATCAAAAAACATTGACATGAAGACTCATCAACTTCTCCTGTTCATGCATGTGAGCTGCAGTGATGTTCACCAT contains these protein-coding regions:
- the tmem106a gene encoding transmembrane protein 106A; amino-acid sequence: MAALGYDNIITDDTGLIQGMENAKTLKQFPPYGSMNGNSTGDTCPTCRGIGRIPRGHEDQLVAVIPCNDVRLKPRRTKLHVCVSMTVCLFFCFLILFFLFPRRISLTPTSVLSVMVYFTPDTVDMEVTNLINITNENFVPVHIKEFTVQSLVTDTVVSKTTISNMTAIQPRSKKSYTIHMSLPIKDKGLNNYCRSSSIKIHMLFVELQMTLTISYLSHTEQLSLNTFEYIDCGANSTIPHSMRR